The Quercus robur chromosome 7, dhQueRobu3.1, whole genome shotgun sequence genome has a segment encoding these proteins:
- the LOC126692372 gene encoding E3 ubiquitin-protein ligase APD2 has translation MADTTTSTAPSSSSASTSTSSSAPAISRDTSGNAASSSNSSQLRENEDQTQTQNEHQHRFRGHEIERQQVGHVPYHRGDLSGFDDSSTVIRDDTWSCVIVLLTFWFFVSMTLILGVYGSVNLLLGPNCSLLLEPNPIFVQYIKVEELNDSGPGPVLYGFYKAPVLDTVTTWSETRNTTVQVDSHEEWAYLLNAGSRINISYSVVSPGSSVFLIIAEGNDGLSQWLEDPTYPNTTLSWNLISGSGMITQDIYVSSSYYVAVGNLNTEEVEVHLSLRVKAYLYNTTEAYYKCTFADGMCGLNVLFPNGNAAVLTSPSAEQGKTSDELYVRLSYGPRWATYIVGIGGMTVLMLFAFNYLNKFQCVREEGRYVPYGDIGSERAPLLSFKDDDLSSWGSSYDSVSHDEDDIEDFLALASLEGKSQGDGENTNNTRRLCAICFDAPRDCFFLPCGHCVACFECATRIAEAAGTCPVCRRTMKKVRKIFTV, from the exons atGGCAGACACTACGACAAGCAcagctccttcttcttcttctgcttctacTTCTACTTCTTCGTCGGCGCCTGCGATCAGTAGGGACACCTCCGGCAATGCGGCGTCGTCTTCGAACTCGTCGCAACTTCGCGAAAACGAAGaccaaactcaaactcaaaatgAGCATCAACACCGGTTTCGAGGCCATGAGATAGAGCGCCAACAAGTCGGCCATGTTCCTTATCATCGTGGAGATCTATCGGGTTTCGATGACTCATCAACGGTCATCAGAGACGACACGTGGTCCTGCGTCATCGTCCTCCTCACCTTCTGGTTCTTCG TATCGATGACTTTGATATTGGGAGTCTATGGCTCGGTGAATTTACTGCTTGGACCTAATTGTTCACTTCTTTTGGAACCTAACCCAATTTTTGTGCAGTATATAAAG GTGGAAGAGCTAAACGATTCAGGCCCCGGTCCAGTGTTATATGGGTTTTATAAAGCTCCGGTTCTTGATACTGTTACCACTTGGTCCGAAACACGTAATACCACGGTTCAGGTTGATTCTCATGAG GAGTGGGCATATTTGCTAAATGCGGGGTCTCGGATAAATATTTCATATAGTGTGGTCTCCCCAGGGTCCTCTGTTTTTCTCATAATTGCTGAAG GGAATGATGGCCTTTCTCAGTGGCTTGAGGATCCTACATACCCTAATACCACCTTATCCTGGAACCTTATTTCTG GAAGTGGCATGATTACACAGGACATATATGTGTCTTCTAGTTATTATGTTGCAGTAGGAAACTTAAACACAGAAGAAGTGGAG GTGCACTTAAGCCTCAGAGTGAAGGCTTATTTGTATAATACTACAGAAGCTTATTACAAGTGTACTTTTGCTGATGGGATGTGTGGTTTAAACGTTTTGTTTCCCAATGGGAATGCTGCTGTCCTAACCTCTCCTAGTGCAGAACAG GGTAAAACCAGTGATGAGTTGTACGTCAGATTGTCCTATGGACCAAGATGGGCCACATATATTGTTGGCATAG GTGGAATGACTGTGCTCATGTTATTCGCCTTTAACTACTTAAACAAGTTCCAATGTGTCCGTGAAGAGGGAAGGTATGTCCCTTACGGGGATATAGGATCTGAGAGGGCCCCTCTGCTTTCATTCAAGGATGATGATCTCTCAAGTTGGGGTTCATCTTATGATTCCGTTTCACATGATGAGGATGATATTGAAGACTTTCTAGCATTGGCTTCCCTAGAAGGGAAGTCCCAAGGGGATGGTGAAAACACTAACAATACCCGGCGTCTTTGTGCAATTTGCTTTGATGCTCCTAGAGACTGCTTTTTCCTTCCATGCGGGCACTGTGTGGCTTGTTTTGAATGTGCAACTAG GATAGCGGAGGCGGCTGGTACTTGCCCAGTCTGTCGTAGGACCATGAAGAAGGTGAGAAAGATTTTTACAGTTTAA
- the LOC126692373 gene encoding rhodanese-like domain-containing protein 10 has product MAIQLNHISTFNSKHEKQPKPPLPTTKRRPALHVNAVSSSNNARQLIQSQAIRAIQPKEAVAAINSDGFTLLDIRPVWETEKARVKGSLYVPLFIEDKDNSPLTLLKKWVHFGYIGLWTGQYFTTMNPDFLLRVEEVVPDKDSKLLVACGEGLRSIMAATKLYEGGYKNLGWLAGGFNRSGDEDFPEVEGTEKLQYATIGGASYYFLQLLIFLESVGKSN; this is encoded by the exons atggcaaTCCAACTGAACCACATATCCACGTTCAATTCAAAGCATGAGAAACAACCTAAGCCACCCCTTCCCACCACCAAAAGAAGACCAGCACTTCATGTCAATGCAGTGTCCAGCAGCAATAATGCCCGGCAGCTCATACAGTCCCAGGCCATCAGGGCCATACAGCCAAAGGAAGCAGTGGCAGCCATTAATTCCGATGGCTTCACACTCCTGGACATCAGACCCGTTTGGGAGACAGAGAAGGCTCGTGTGAAGGGGTCACTGTATGTTCCACTGTTTATTGAGGACAAGGACAATAGCCCTCTTACACTTTTGAAGAAGTGGGTGCATTTTGGCTACATTGGGCTATGGACTGGCCAATATTTCACTACCATGAATCCTGATTTCTTGTTGCGAGTAGAGGAGGTTGTTCCTGATAAGGACTCTAAACTTCTTGTAGCTTGTGGTGAAGGGCTAAG GTCAATTATGGCAGCTACAAAGTTATATGAAGGAGGATACAAGAACTTGGGGTGGTTGGCTGGGGGATTCAATCGCTCGGGAGATGAAGATTTCCCAGAAGTAGAAGGGACTGAAAAGTTGCAGTATGCAACAATAGGGGGTGCATCATACTATTTCCTTCAATTGCTCATTTTCTTAGAGAGTGTGGGTAAAAGTAATTGA